The genome window TTCGTCTTCGGAGTGGACTTTGTAGCGGTGATACTGGAAGCCGTTGAATTTACCGATCGAGATGATCAGCGTATTGGCGTCAGGGCGGTAATCGGGCAGATTATTTAGGAACTGCTGGGCTATCTGCTCCACCTGATCATTCCGGCATCCGAAATTCACCTCCAGCATCGTTTCGTCACCGTAAAACGACGGTGACAGGATGACGTTCTGAAACCCGATGGCTGTTGTTCGACGGTACTGCTTCTTTTCAGGCAGCAACGTAAACGCCTGTTTCGAAAAAAACGGGGTGAGTTGTTGGTACAGGTTTGTTTCGAACGGCGTAGAAGTCATCGGGATCAGCTAATCATAAACGCATGGTATATTGGATACCGTCATAACAGGCTGAGGACAAATTAGTTTGATAAATTTAGTGTGAAGGGCCTACGGGAACTGCGTGGTTCCTCGAACTAAATCACGGCCATGCTGGTTTAACCAACACACGCCCGCAGCGGGAGTCATTTGGGGACGACCGGAATTGACAGCTTGCAGAGGTCGCGTGTAAGCATGCCGGGAGTTGTCGATGTTTCCCGACCCGAACAAATCGTCAAAACAATAACTGGCGAATATAACTACGCCATGGCTGCCTAATCCGGAGGATTAAGCAATAGCCATTGTCTCCCCGGCTTACGTGCTGCTGGCTGGATCAGGAGGCATCGACTCGCAGCGCTGGCTCAGTTTATGGTGTTAACGGCTGAGTGAGACACAGGCACCTACGGATGAAGCTTGGTCTGGTATACACCGGGCCGATTCCCGACAATCCCAAGTGTACCTAAGCATGTAGAAAGCGCGTCGGTTTCCTTGACTGGACGAGAGTTCGAATCTCTCCGTCTCCACAACGTAAAGCCTTGAGATTCAATGAATTTCAAGGCTTTTTCGTGTCTAAATATCTGCAAAGCCAGTTTCAAGCCACTTCAAAGCCAGCTGCGCGTCAATTCTAAGTCAATTTCAAGTCAGTTCCGATTAATGGGTTCTACCAAAAAAAGCAGTTCTACGTACAAATTAGCCCGTTTATACGATGCGGGTGGTGATCTTTCGAAACAGTGGTACGTTTCTTATTATCTATTTTCTCCTAAACAGCAGAAGTTACTCCGGAAACGACTTAATGTGAGCGGTAATACCGTCGAGGCTCGACAAAAAGATGCTGCTGAGCTAATCAAAGAAGTAAACAGTCTGTTGAAGGCAGGAGCCATCATAGACGATGAGCCAACAGACGAGCCAGTAGCAAAACCAGTTGCCCCACTGATAGTAACCCCTTCCAATTTATTCGAGGCTATTGACTACTTTATGGCGATCAAGAAGGTTAGTATGAAACCTAACTCCCATAAAACCTATCGCTCGTCGATTAAGCTGTTTCATACCTACCTAGCTGCTCATGGCTTGGGTCGGCTCCGGCTGCATCAATTCAAACCAGCCTATGCCTTTGCGTATATGGACTACGTGTTGACGGAATTAGGGTTATCTAACAAGTCCCATAACAAACACTTAGGCGTACTCGAAACCCTGTTCAATTTCTACATCGCACGCCAGCAGCTGAAAGCGAATCCTTTCGTCGCTATTAAGCCACTGGCGGAACGTCCCGGTCGTCATACCGCTTTTACCCCTGAACAGGTGGCCAAGGTGCGTGAAGTTTGCGCATTATCTCAAAATACGCAACTGTGGCTCTTCCTGAACTTTATCTACTATACACTGGCTCGGCCACAATCTGAACTACGACTACTACGAGTGTGCGATATCCTACAGAAAACTATTCGCATCGATGCAGACAACGCCAAGAACAATCGAACGGCTCACGTCCAGATACCACCCCCGTTAGAAAAGCTGATTGAGCAACATAAACTCCGTTCTTATCCAGGCAATCATTACGTATTTACGCTAGAAGGTACACCTGGCCCGAAACCAGTTTATGAAAAATACTTTTACAACCAGCATCGACAAATCCTGACGCTGCTAAAAATGACGGATCAATCGTATGATCTCTACGGCTGGAAACATACGGGCGTTATTGCGCTCTACAAGGCGACAAAAGACGTGAAGCTGATACAGCGTCAGTGCCGGCACAGTAGTCTTGACCAAACTGACAAGTATCTGCGCGATTTGGGCCTGTTTTTATACGAGGATCAGTTTGATATGTTGGAGAGTATTTGACCTGAAGTCTGCCTAACCAAAAGACTATTCGCGAGACTTACGTCTAATCAATTGTCGCATATATTCATCATTCCCACGAATTTTGAAACATGAAATATTGTTGTAAAATGACGTTTAACCTTTTATGAAAATAGCTCATGGCCGAGTCACAAAAAGTTCCTAATTACGCGGTAGTAGTAGAACTGGAAAACGATGAAGAATATTACCGCTTAGATCAGCATATGGAAAAACTGAATTTCTCTACGACGGTAGAGGACACACATGGCGAGAAGTATAAACTACCGAAGGGGGTGTACTATATAGAAACTGCCATAACTCCTCCTGGTTTATTAAGACAGATTAGGAATGAACCAAATCAACTTACAAAAGATGTTAAAATTTTTCTAGTAAAGTCTGACGGAGGTAGACTTGGTATGTTGGATAAGATAAGTACAGTAGTTATGTAAGTGGCCCAGTGTGATTTTTTAGAGAATAGGATTTTTAGCAAATAGCTAAGAATCCTATTCTTATTATTACAATATAAGGCATTTCTAAAAATGTTATACGTTTTTGGCTTATTCCAGTCCTGCACCTTTCGTTGTACTTCTCCGCGATTTTCCCTTATTTTTTCCACAACATGCACTCAGTTAGAATAGTATTCTGGTTGTTGCTCAGAACGGCTTTCATTTGCCCGACTACGTAGTTTACCCCTTTGATGTGGACTTTCTTCCGGAACGAGAAAAACGCCAGATCGGCGGGGGTTAGGTAAACCAGTTTCGTAACCGAAAACGTGTCACCTTTGAAGGCTTCAAATTGGTTATAGCCTTTTTCGGCTAGGTTGTTCACGCCATGCCAGGCAAGACTGCGGTTACCATGGGCGCTGGTGGCTCTCGGTTCACCACCTACGAAGCCATTCCAGAATAAGAACTTCGGGGTCGAGTCGCTTTTGCTATCCTTGTTACTTGGCGATATCCCCGGCTGCTGGGTCGTTGCCCGGCCCGTCACGGGGTCGGTGGCCAGTGTCGATACTCGGGACTGGATAGGGACCAGGTTGCCCCCTTCGTTCAGGGTCGTTTCCTGCGTGGTGTACTTATCCAGCTGGGCGGGGATGGGCTTCATCAGCGCATCATTGCTGTCGAGCGCGTAGGAAAGCTCCAGACGGTTGTTGAGTTCGGGAGCCTTCGTATGATCCGGATGCGCTTTTTCTGTCCAGTCCACCACGTCGCCACTGTCCAGTACGTCATCGGCAAAATCCATTGTGCAGATTTTACGACGAACATCAAACTCCAGATAGAGATTAAACAGCTTGCGCAGGTCGATCAGCAAGTGTGGTACGGTGAGGTTTGGTAGGTGGTTATTGGCGTTGATTACGGTTTGACCGTCCAATGAAAACAGGTTATAGACGATTAGCCTGGCTAAATCGGGATCTTGCCAGAACTGACCCGAAAAGCTCCAGCCCGTCAGGGCACTGAACTGATTGAACACCCAACGCAAAAATGGCATGGGAACCTGCGCACGGATGTTATACGTCCCACTCGTGTACTCATTCATCAGCCCGTTAAAGCCTGTAATGGTTTGATTCCCGTAGAAACCACCATTTTGAATGGTCGGGAAGCAATAGCGATCAGTCAGGTGGTTGGCAGTTGCCACAGGAGCTACAGGCACCGGGTCAGTGCCTAAGTCTAACTGCGATAAAAGCACGTTCTGACTATCGCCAAAAATCTCGCCCAGGTTCTGGGTAAAGAATAAACTGAAGCCGGATGAATTTACCTCGTGAATCATCACAACGCCCTGCTCGATGAGCTGACCATGCTTGTACTTCTCACAGCGATACTTTCGGGATTGGTAGCCCACCTGCGGCTGATAAAAATAGCCCAATAGACGGCGATTGGTCGGGGTGTCGGGTAGGTTGAAGCCATAGACTCGGCTCCCTTGAATGGAATCAAAGGAAAGCAGGGGGTTAAATCGCTCCAGGGTTAATTGGGTAGCCGGCGTCAGATCAGCCGACTCCCCATCAATGCGAATGTCAATCATGTTATTTTAAATCAGATTTATCGGCGACTACATTAATTTGATTGCTGACGTTAACGAACGTCTGCACGCTGACCGACAGGTCTTTGCTGGCAATTCGACCCAGTAGGCCAGACTGATAACCCTGTTCGGATTTGGTGGCGTTGAGAACCCCCTGAATGCTTTGCAGTTCCGCCTTATTGGATTCGGTCAGGTTGCTGAGATCACTGTGCGTAGCATTCTGAAGGTTATCGAGTTCGGTTTCCAGCGTGGCTTGCAGGTTGGAAAAGTTTGTATTCGTGTCGGTGCGCAGGGTACTGGCCTGTTGTGCCTGCGCCAGTTTGAGACTGTTCAGGTCGTCGTGAATAGCCTTCGCCAGTGCCAGCAGATTCTGGTCTACGTTGGTGTCGAGCAAGCCCAGATCGTCGTGCAGGGTACTGCCCAAAAACTCAACATCATCGTGCAGCAGCTTTTGCAAACTGGTCATATCATCATGAATGCCTTTTTGCAAAGTGGTCAGGTCCGTTTTTTGGGCCGTCTGCAACTTAGTCAGATCATCGTGGCTGGTTTTTATCAGCTGGTCCAGCCCGGTCTTAGTCGTTAATTCTAGCTTGGTTACGTCCTGCGTAATGCCAAATTTCAGGGCCAATAGATTCAGACCAATACTCGTGCGAAGATTAATAATTTCGTTGACCAGCTCAGTGCCCAGGCTTGGCAGTTCTACCTTCATGGTGCCCTGCAAGGCCGTAAGCCCCTCCTTGATCGTATTTTTGAGGTCGAAAAACTGCTCGTTCAGGTCAGTCCGCAGGCCCGTAATGTTGGTTGCCAGTGCGGCTTTTTGCCCATCCGATTCCGATCGCATTTGTTGCTGCACGTAGCCCAGTGTGTAGTTGACCTTATCCAGCGCTTCGACCGTCGCCAGCGTGTTTTTCTGGATGTTGTCCATCGTGGCCTGTGACTTTTCAATCTGGGCCTGGGTGGTCGCATCGATGTCCGAGGCTGAACCATAGTCGCTCGAACCGCTACCACCGCTGTCGTAGGTGTTGCCCGTATCGCCCGATGAGCCGCTACCCGCTCCGTTGTCCATCTCGTTGATGTCGTTCATCCAGCCCCCGTCCAGGAACTGCCGTAAGCCACCCTTCCGAAGCGAGTCCGCGTAGCTACCGCCATCGGAGCCGAACAGACCACCCTGTTTCATGATTGGTGCACCATTCCGGTGAAGACTGGAGTGCAACAACGAATCGACCACCTGCCGGTTGTTGGCGTAGGTATTGCGGCTCAGGACCATGATCGGTTCGCCCCCTTCCATTTCGGCAACTTCCTGACCCGTGTCCCGACGGGTAATGCTCAAGCCCGAATCGCCATAGCTCCGACCGTGGCCTGGGCCATCCGGAACGCCAGCATTCCGGATTTTACCCCCTTTAGCCAGCGATGGCGGTTGCTGGTTTTTGATCATGGCAATCTGAATGCCGGTCGTAATGGCGGCACCGGCCACGGCAATCAGACCCAGTGGCCAGCCAAGCGTGGCTAAGGATTTCAAGGCGGCCTGAGCCCCATTGATCACGGCCATCGCAATGTCTAATTTTTGCTGCCGTTTGAAGGCTTCCAGTTGAGCGACCTTTATCTTCCCGTCGGCTTCTTTGTTGATACGCTCAACATTTTTTTCGTACTCGTCCTTACTAATAACACCCTTATCATACTTCTCTTTCCAGGCAGCCAGTTGACTATCTTTCTCCTTTTTGATGTTGGCTAGTTCTTTATCCAGCTTCACTTGAGAGAGTTTTTGGAGTGCCTGAACGGCTAGAACGGTATACTGACCAACTTCATCAATCGTATTGATCTGCTGTTGCTGACTTTCGGTGAGCTGCTTCTTTTCATCAGACAGCTTTTTGGTCAGAATGTCGGTGAAGACTTTAAAATCACCATCCATCAGGGCTTTGATCGCCGTGAAGTATTCCTGCTGATTTTGCCGACGAGCTTCGGTTTTTTCTTTCGTCAGCTGGGTTTTATCATTCTCGTACTTCTGATCATTCGCGCTCAGATCAGACTTGAGCTTGTCATCAGTCGCTTTATTGGCAGCGGCCCGACGATCCGTATCCGCAATATTGGCGTCGTTATGCGCTTTCTGCTCGGCGGCTTCCCGCGCCAGCTTAGCCTTATTGTACTCATATTCGGCATCGAGCCGCATTTTCTTGGCATCGTAGATGGCCTGCGCGTTGTTACCCGCCAGTGTCAGCCGGTTGCCGGCATCGGCTACGGTTGCCTGATACAGTTGGTCCTGTAGGGTATTTTCTTCCTGCTGTTTCTTCCGACGATACTCCTGTTCAACCAGTTCTTTGCCTTTGATCAGGTTATCACTGATCTGTTTGAGCATGGTTGCCTTCTGAGTCTCGTCGGTAATATCCTTCTGAATCTGGATGCGCTGAGCCGAGGCTACGTCTTCCAGTTTTTGCAGCTTGGCCGCTTTTTCATCCCCCGACAGCTTGATCTTGAGGTCATAGATGCGTTTGCTGGTTTCGGCATCCTCTTTCTCCTTTTTCTTATTGTGCTCCGTATTGGCTTTTTCAATATCGCGGAGCATCTGCTCATTCAAGGCCGTTTCCCAAACTGCCTTAATGGATTGACTGGCTTTGCTGGCCATTATCGCTTCGGCTTCGGCATCACGCTTCGAGCGAATCTTGGCTACTTCACGTTCCAGGTCATCTTTAATGGCCGCAATACGCAGCTCCTCCATTTTTTTGAGCCCTTCATTGGTGGCTTTAACCGCTTCTTCGGCCTCTTTTTTGGCAGCTTCAGCGGTCTTTTTCGCTTCACTTTCCCGGTGCTTATCGTTCTGAGCAGCCTTCTTATCGATTTTATTTTGTTCTTCGTCCGAAATCAGGCTCGTCAGTTCTTTAGCCGTTTTGACTTCAGCGGTTTTCTTTTTATCCAGCGTTTGCTGGTGATTAGCGACCTGTTTGGGCTGATCTTCAGCTAGTTTGTCGCCGTAGCCTTTATTGAAGGCATCTCCGATCTGGCTTGCTACGGATTTAACTTTACTGACCAGTTCATCGACGTGGAGAAACGACGAAATGGCTGAACCAACACTTTTGATCTTGGTGACCGTGCTATCAATTACGTGGCCGAAACTGGTTAGCGCCGAGCGAACCGGCTCCAGGGCACTGCTTATTTTGACGAGACTCGTATTGATAAATCCACTAACGGCGCTGGTTAACTCATCCCACTTATCAATGCCGTAATCAATGACGCTCCAGACCGACGATAGCGTATTTTTAACGGTCTCCAGGATCGGTCGAAGTGGTTCCAGCCCCTTTTGAATCCAGTTCAGGAACTTGTCGAGCAAATCAACCATGATCCCATTGCCTGTTTTGAACATTTCCCACAGGCCACTCAGCATCCCCCGAACGGTTGTACTGTTGTTGTAGATAGCCGTTAATCCAGCCACTAACAGCGCGATCACTGCCACAACAGCACCAATCGGATTGGCTGTCATGGCGGTATTCAACAGCCACTGAGCAGCGGTAGCCGAATTGGTCCAGACCAGCCGGGCTTTCTCAGCGGCTGCATGGCCGATACTGGTAGCGGTCGCCACAACCAGGTGGCCATTGAAGGCCAGTATAGCAAGACCCAATGCAGCAAAACTGGTTTTGTTGTCTGACAAAAATTCGGGTACTGCCCGAATGATGTTGACAAAGGCAACTAAGCCCTGCGCTCCCTTCGTGATGGCTGGTAGGAGCGCCTGCCCAATTTCAGTAGCGATGAGCGCCAGTGCTTTCTGGGATTTAGCGTACTCAGCTGCGGCATTCGAGTTGACCGTACTGAATTCCTTATGCAGACTAATGGCCTGTTTGATTGTAGGGCTTGCCAATAGCTGTTCCTGTTGCTGGCGGTTGGTGGCTTTCGATAGCTCCGTAACAAACTGGGTAGCTTCTTTCGATTCGAAGCCCAGTTTCTTCATCTCTTCCGCAATTTGGGTTTCGCTTAATCCCTTGAAACTATTGGCTAGTCTGATAAAAAATTCATTGGGATTGGACTGAATCATCTTAGTGAGTTCGTCCTGAGAGATGCCCAGCTTTCTAGCAAACAGGTCCGTCGAGTTTGTGACCTTCTCCAGGGCTACATTGTACACCCCTGACATGGCTACGGCAGCCAGTTCCTGTTTTTGCCGGACCATATCGGTCTGGTCTTTCAGGAGCGACATTACTTTCGTGGCTTCCTGCGACTTGATACCTAAATCGTCCAGGCGTTTGGCCAACTGATCGGCAGGTACGTTTTTCAGGCTTTCGGCCAGTTTCAGCAGGAATTCATTGGGATTGGTATCGATCAATTGAAT of Spirosoma agri contains these proteins:
- a CDS encoding tyrosine-type recombinase/integrase, with product MGSTKKSSSTYKLARLYDAGGDLSKQWYVSYYLFSPKQQKLLRKRLNVSGNTVEARQKDAAELIKEVNSLLKAGAIIDDEPTDEPVAKPVAPLIVTPSNLFEAIDYFMAIKKVSMKPNSHKTYRSSIKLFHTYLAAHGLGRLRLHQFKPAYAFAYMDYVLTELGLSNKSHNKHLGVLETLFNFYIARQQLKANPFVAIKPLAERPGRHTAFTPEQVAKVREVCALSQNTQLWLFLNFIYYTLARPQSELRLLRVCDILQKTIRIDADNAKNNRTAHVQIPPPLEKLIEQHKLRSYPGNHYVFTLEGTPGPKPVYEKYFYNQHRQILTLLKMTDQSYDLYGWKHTGVIALYKATKDVKLIQRQCRHSSLDQTDKYLRDLGLFLYEDQFDMLESI
- a CDS encoding type V toxin-antitoxin system endoribonuclease antitoxin GhoS, with product MAESQKVPNYAVVVELENDEEYYRLDQHMEKLNFSTTVEDTHGEKYKLPKGVYYIETAITPPGLLRQIRNEPNQLTKDVKIFLVKSDGGRLGMLDKISTVVM
- a CDS encoding phage tail tape measure protein, giving the protein MQLKEEALFTLKFDGKPVINELGELEKRLIDLKEAQKNVERGTKEWAQSKADIKELEASIKLVREEMGVSGMTVRQLENYYRQLNREIKELTPGTDEYIKKAAEMQEVNTALATHRQTVRGVNEEIEKQPTLWEKAKATATGFLAAFGATELLQRAFGFVQDGIQKALALSDMMAGVAKATGQSTEEVQQLSEALDNIDTRSSKESLMDIAQIGGQLGIANNELLGFIKSVDMANVALGDEFAGGAEEVSSKLGGLQKLFKETKDLEAGEAINQIGSAINELGAAGSATGPVIADFTSRMGQLGDLSPQIHETMGLGAAFQELGLTAEISAGGLSNILLGAAKATGLFSQQLNMSEDAFIQLIDTNPNEFLLKLAESLKNVPADQLAKRLDDLGIKSQEATKVMSLLKDQTDMVRQKQELAAVAMSGVYNVALEKVTNSTDLFARKLGISQDELTKMIQSNPNEFFIRLANSFKGLSETQIAEEMKKLGFESKEATQFVTELSKATNRQQQEQLLASPTIKQAISLHKEFSTVNSNAAAEYAKSQKALALIATEIGQALLPAITKGAQGLVAFVNIIRAVPEFLSDNKTSFAALGLAILAFNGHLVVATATSIGHAAAEKARLVWTNSATAAQWLLNTAMTANPIGAVVAVIALLVAGLTAIYNNSTTVRGMLSGLWEMFKTGNGIMVDLLDKFLNWIQKGLEPLRPILETVKNTLSSVWSVIDYGIDKWDELTSAVSGFINTSLVKISSALEPVRSALTSFGHVIDSTVTKIKSVGSAISSFLHVDELVSKVKSVASQIGDAFNKGYGDKLAEDQPKQVANHQQTLDKKKTAEVKTAKELTSLISDEEQNKIDKKAAQNDKHRESEAKKTAEAAKKEAEEAVKATNEGLKKMEELRIAAIKDDLEREVAKIRSKRDAEAEAIMASKASQSIKAVWETALNEQMLRDIEKANTEHNKKKEKEDAETSKRIYDLKIKLSGDEKAAKLQKLEDVASAQRIQIQKDITDETQKATMLKQISDNLIKGKELVEQEYRRKKQQEENTLQDQLYQATVADAGNRLTLAGNNAQAIYDAKKMRLDAEYEYNKAKLAREAAEQKAHNDANIADTDRRAAANKATDDKLKSDLSANDQKYENDKTQLTKEKTEARRQNQQEYFTAIKALMDGDFKVFTDILTKKLSDEKKQLTESQQQQINTIDEVGQYTVLAVQALQKLSQVKLDKELANIKKEKDSQLAAWKEKYDKGVISKDEYEKNVERINKEADGKIKVAQLEAFKRQQKLDIAMAVINGAQAALKSLATLGWPLGLIAVAGAAITTGIQIAMIKNQQPPSLAKGGKIRNAGVPDGPGHGRSYGDSGLSITRRDTGQEVAEMEGGEPIMVLSRNTYANNRQVVDSLLHSSLHRNGAPIMKQGGLFGSDGGSYADSLRKGGLRQFLDGGWMNDINEMDNGAGSGSSGDTGNTYDSGGSGSSDYGSASDIDATTQAQIEKSQATMDNIQKNTLATVEALDKVNYTLGYVQQQMRSESDGQKAALATNITGLRTDLNEQFFDLKNTIKEGLTALQGTMKVELPSLGTELVNEIINLRTSIGLNLLALKFGITQDVTKLELTTKTGLDQLIKTSHDDLTKLQTAQKTDLTTLQKGIHDDMTSLQKLLHDDVEFLGSTLHDDLGLLDTNVDQNLLALAKAIHDDLNSLKLAQAQQASTLRTDTNTNFSNLQATLETELDNLQNATHSDLSNLTESNKAELQSIQGVLNATKSEQGYQSGLLGRIASKDLSVSVQTFVNVSNQINVVADKSDLK